The following coding sequences lie in one Spinacia oleracea cultivar Varoflay chromosome 1, BTI_SOV_V1, whole genome shotgun sequence genomic window:
- the LOC110780527 gene encoding argininosuccinate synthase, chloroplastic-like yields the protein MAQSHAFSAATVAPKSSGFLQVHEKLCCSRRLSLSNKFGANVSEFCGNAVLQNSRCASEARKNHAIKAVLSSDKEVVQVETNGRGLRGKLNKVVLAYSGGLDTSVIVPWLRENYGCEVVCFTADVGQGLQELEGLEQKAKASGACQLVVKDLKEEFVKDYIYPCLRAGAVYERKYLLGTSMARPVIAKAMVDVAKEVGADAVSHGCTGKGNDQVRFELTFFALNPALNVVVPWREWDITGREDAIEYAQKHNVPVPVTKKSIYSRDRNLWHLSHEGDILEDPANEPKKDMYMMSVDPEDAPNTPEYIEIGIVSGIPVSLNGKEPSPANLLSELNEIGGRHGIGRIDMVENRLVGMKSRGVYETPGGTILFNAVRELEALTLDRETMQVKDSLALKYAELVYAGRWFDPLRESMDAFMEQITRTTTGSVTLKLYKGSVTVTSRKSPYSLYREDISSFETGQIYNQADAGGFIRLYGLPMRVRAMLEKGM from the exons atggcTCAATCGCATGCCTTCTCTGCTGCTACAGTTGCTCCTAAATCTTCAG GTTTTCTCCAGGTTCATGAGAAGCTATGTTGTTCAAGAAGATTGTCTTTGTCTAACAAG TTTGGTGCAAATGTCAGTGAGTTCTGTGGCAATGCTGTTCTTCAAAATAGTAGGTGCGCAAGTGAAGCTCGGAAGAATCATG CTATCAAAGCAGTTCTTTCAAGTGACAAAGAGGTGGTCCAGGTGGAAACCAATGGTAGAGGTCTGCGTGGCAAGTTGAACAAAGTGGTTCTGGCTTACAGTGGGGGCTTGGACACATCAGTTATTGTACCATGGCTGAG GGAAAACTATGGCTGTGAAGTTGTTTGTTTCACTGCTGATGTTGGTCAG GGGCTGCAAGAACTAGAGGGTTTGGAACAGAAGGCAAAGGCGAGTGGCGCGTGTCAATTAGTGGTGAAGGATTTGAAAGAGGAGTTTGTCAAAGATTATATATATCCTTGCTTACGTGCTGGTGCTGTCTATGAGAGGAAGTATTTGCTTGGTACGTCAATGGCACGTCCCGTCATAGCAAAG GCTATGGTGGATGTTGCTAAAGAAGTTGGAGCTGATGCTGTTTCTCATGGGTGCACTGGGAAAGGAAATGATCAG GTCCGTTTTGAGCTTACATTCTTTGCTCTTAATCCTGCTCTTAATGTTGTTGTTCCATGGAGGGAGTGGGACATCACAGGAAGAGAAGATGCTATAGAGTATGCTCAAAAGCATAACGTACCTGTTCCTGTAAcaaaaaaatctatttatagcAGAGACAGGAACTTGTGGCACCTTAGCCATGAG GGAGACATCTTGGAAGACCCAGCGAATGAGCCGAAGAAGGATATGTACATGATGAGTGTTGATCCAGAAGATGCACCAAACACGCCTGA ATACATTGAAATTGGCATTGTTTCTGGAATCCCTGTATCTCTCAATGGAAAGGAACCTTCTCCAGCAAACTTGTTATCTGAGCTCAATGAAATTGGAGGAAGACATGGAATTGGACGAATCGACATGGTTGAAAACCGGTTGGTAGGTATGAAGAGTCGTGGGGTGTATGAAACTCCCGGTGGAACCATCCTTTTCAACGCTGTCAGGGAACTCGAGGCTCTGACACTTGATCGGGAGACAATGCAAGTAAAAGACTCCCTTGCCCTCAAGTATGCAGAGCTTGTTTATGCTGGTAGATGGTTTGACCCGCTTCGTGAATCCATGGATGCTTTCATGGAGCAAATAACACGAACAACTACTGGTTCAGTGACGCTGAAGTTGTATAAGGGGTCTGTCACAGTAACCAGTAGGAAAAGTCCATATAGCTTGTACAGAGAAGATATCTCATCATTTGAGACTGGACAGATTTATAATCAGGCAGATGCTGGTGGATTTATCAGACTCTATGGTTTACCCATGAGAGTGAGGGCCATGCTTGAAAAGGGAATGTAA
- the LOC130462995 gene encoding uncharacterized protein — protein MESILDVFDEEVSFGVSDESDDVEMMDSGGEGKTNDKEVKMYSEGGNLQPAKKTRRKRKRRIRVLVIQANGGQRIASGDRNKSGGGVLWKLLKARDPDVYKEIMTKGREFEKTK, from the exons ATGGAGAGCATATTAGATGTTTTTGATGAAGAGGTGAGCTTTGGAGTTAGTGATGAATCTGATGATGTTGAGATGATGGATTCTGGAGGAGAAGGGAAAACTAATGACAAGGAAGTAAAGATGTATTCAGAAGGCGGAAATCTTCAACCGGCAAAGAAgacaaggaggaagaggaagagaagAATAAGA GTACTTGTTATCCAAGCTAATGGAGGTCAGAGGATTGCTTCAGGTGACCGTAATAAATCAGGGGGAGGCGTATTATGGAAGCTACTTAAGGCAAGAGACCCCGATGTCTATAAGGAGATAATGACGAAAGGAAGGGAATTTGAG AAAACGAAGTAA